The Gordonia sp. KTR9 genome contains a region encoding:
- a CDS encoding YchJ family protein, with product MTSKPANRDVPARCPCLSGLVLDDCCGPVLAGERAAPTAEALMRSRFTAFALGDRNHLLASWHPDTRPAALELDESMRWYRLDIESSVGGSPFDTEGEVTFTAYHRRGAERGSLHERSRFTRSEGRWVYVDGVVG from the coding sequence GTGACCAGCAAACCGGCAAACCGAGACGTCCCCGCGAGGTGCCCGTGTCTGTCCGGTCTCGTGCTCGACGACTGCTGCGGACCCGTTCTCGCCGGTGAGCGTGCCGCACCGACAGCCGAGGCGTTGATGCGCTCGCGTTTCACCGCTTTCGCGCTCGGAGATCGGAATCACCTACTCGCCAGCTGGCACCCCGACACCCGTCCCGCCGCGCTCGAGCTGGACGAGTCGATGCGCTGGTACCGCCTCGACATCGAGTCGAGCGTCGGTGGGTCACCGTTCGACACCGAGGGTGAGGTCACGTTCACCGCGTATCACCGACGCGGCGCGGAACGGGGATCCCTGCACGAGCGCAGTCGTTTCACGCGATCGGAGGGCCGCTGGGTCTACGTGGACGGGGTCGTCGGGTGA
- a CDS encoding antibiotic biosynthesis monooxygenase has translation MTNEISRPETGRKSEAAEGAATLVIGQRVHAGMESRYREWYGKIETAATRFPGYVGSKLRAPDPSHPDWTAIYGFDSVSHLQDWLNSAVRLDLVDEGKPLFDGPATARVLAPGTAEPETLVTVVVSHRVADAKVDDFLAWQRQVDAAENRFPGFRGTELFRPIAGVQEEWTISYRFDTAEHLDAWLTSGERARLLAEADDFGDFTLRRIDHSFGNWFSHGDDDAPPPSNVKTSVAVWVGLYPTVVFLTLMTAPLGMPLWLGMLVGNLLSSFAMSYLTMPYYVNRVLGWWLHPRPGAPQPRTNIRGALFILALNAAWVAIFYLITVQVWTLP, from the coding sequence ATGACCAACGAGATCTCCCGTCCCGAGACGGGGCGGAAGTCCGAAGCTGCCGAAGGTGCCGCAACCCTCGTCATCGGGCAACGCGTCCACGCTGGTATGGAAAGCCGCTACCGCGAGTGGTACGGGAAGATCGAGACCGCGGCCACCCGCTTCCCCGGATACGTCGGGTCGAAGCTTCGGGCCCCCGATCCCAGCCACCCGGACTGGACGGCCATCTACGGGTTCGACTCGGTCAGTCACCTGCAGGACTGGCTCAACAGCGCCGTCCGGCTCGACCTCGTCGACGAGGGCAAACCGCTCTTCGACGGTCCGGCCACCGCCCGCGTGCTGGCGCCGGGTACCGCAGAGCCGGAGACCCTGGTCACCGTCGTGGTCTCGCACCGGGTCGCCGACGCCAAGGTCGACGACTTCCTGGCATGGCAACGGCAGGTCGACGCCGCCGAGAACCGCTTTCCCGGGTTCCGCGGTACCGAGCTGTTCCGGCCGATCGCCGGCGTCCAAGAGGAGTGGACGATCTCCTACCGGTTCGACACCGCCGAGCACCTCGACGCCTGGCTGACGTCCGGCGAGCGAGCCCGACTCCTGGCCGAGGCCGACGACTTCGGTGATTTCACACTGCGCCGGATCGACCACTCCTTCGGCAACTGGTTCTCCCACGGCGACGACGACGCGCCACCGCCGTCGAATGTCAAGACCTCCGTGGCGGTCTGGGTCGGCCTCTACCCCACGGTGGTGTTCCTCACCCTGATGACCGCACCGCTGGGGATGCCGCTCTGGCTGGGCATGCTGGTCGGAAACCTGTTGTCCAGCTTCGCGATGAGTTATCTCACGATGCCCTACTACGTGAACCGGGTGCTGGGGTGGTGGCTGCATCCACGACCGGGAGCGCCCCAACCCCGGACGAACATCCGGGGCGCGTTGTTCATCCTCGCGCTGAACGCGGCCTGGGTCGCGATCTTCTACCTGATCACGGTCCAGGTCTGGACACTGCCGTGA
- a CDS encoding antibiotic biosynthesis monooxygenase, with translation MSVFHAGPADDFAQWAATLAASATDSGGCLGTAISAVTDGHFDPAVATTFVDEDALDRWLDGPHHRAALDAGRAHGWLPATPVLELVDGRSPPPGVGAFRHDIVAGAVGDFVAAQHVLTDAASGFGGYEGTALFIDEQRETSLSVLRFRTDRQLAAWVSSSRRGEALAGLRSSLTHDFETMASTTAFGTTVRTDRGRILQTPNWKSAMMVLLVLYPTVMTLSRFLGPTLDRFGAQPWLALWLSQVVSVSLMQWWLMPWASRPFRRWLDPVDGNNRRSNIAGAGAVLLIYLLCLTVFANVTWLQFWDYADS, from the coding sequence GTGTCGGTGTTCCACGCCGGCCCAGCCGATGACTTCGCACAGTGGGCCGCGACGCTGGCCGCCTCGGCCACCGACTCCGGAGGCTGCCTGGGAACCGCGATCTCGGCGGTGACCGACGGGCACTTCGATCCGGCGGTCGCGACCACGTTCGTCGACGAGGACGCCCTGGACCGGTGGCTCGACGGTCCGCACCACCGCGCGGCGCTGGACGCCGGACGCGCGCACGGCTGGTTACCGGCGACGCCCGTACTCGAGCTCGTCGACGGCCGGTCGCCGCCGCCGGGTGTCGGCGCCTTCCGCCATGACATCGTCGCGGGCGCGGTCGGCGACTTCGTCGCGGCGCAACACGTGTTGACCGACGCGGCAAGCGGCTTCGGCGGCTACGAGGGCACGGCGCTGTTCATCGACGAACAGCGAGAGACGTCGCTGTCGGTGTTGCGGTTCCGCACGGACCGTCAGCTGGCGGCCTGGGTGTCGTCGAGCCGACGCGGCGAAGCGCTCGCCGGGCTGCGTTCGAGCCTGACCCACGACTTCGAGACGATGGCGAGCACGACGGCATTCGGCACCACCGTGCGCACCGACCGCGGCCGAATCCTGCAGACGCCGAACTGGAAGTCGGCGATGATGGTGCTGCTGGTGCTGTACCCCACGGTGATGACACTCTCGAGATTTCTCGGCCCCACCCTCGACCGCTTCGGCGCCCAGCCGTGGCTGGCGCTGTGGCTGAGTCAGGTCGTCAGCGTCTCTCTCATGCAATGGTGGCTGATGCCGTGGGCGTCACGCCCGTTCCGGCGATGGCTCGATCCGGTCGACGGGAACAACCGGCGGAGCAACATCGCGGGGGCGGGAGCGGTCCTGCTCATCTATCTGCTGTGTCTGACGGTGTTCGCCAACGTGACGTGGCTGCAGTTCTGGGATTACGCCGACTCCTGA
- a CDS encoding alpha/beta fold hydrolase, with protein MEHHDQARVDRSTTMRRVDTPAGVIEYADDGVGAPVVLLHGLLMDHEVWDAVIPLLPSGFRYIRPVLPLGSHRIPLAADADLTLDGMVRLVAGVLDALDLDEVTLVHSDWGGALFLTALGLDRRIGRMIVLPCEAFDNFPPGLPGKMATLAVRLPGGITIAARQLRIGWLRRLPMLWGWMVNGPVDPAQMRRWTDPVLTDPRIRRDVTKYATTDFDAAELIRRTEALSGFEGEALVLWSPDNRVMPPAHGPRLAELLPRGRYVPMPGAAVLPMLDDPQTVAAEIGAFLTDARPAS; from the coding sequence ATGGAACACCACGACCAGGCGAGAGTGGATCGGTCGACGACGATGCGGCGGGTCGACACGCCGGCCGGAGTCATCGAGTACGCGGACGACGGCGTCGGCGCGCCGGTCGTGTTGCTCCACGGCCTGTTGATGGACCACGAAGTGTGGGATGCGGTGATCCCGTTGTTGCCCAGCGGGTTTCGGTACATCCGGCCGGTCCTGCCGCTGGGGTCGCATCGGATTCCCCTCGCCGCCGATGCCGACCTGACGCTGGACGGCATGGTTCGGCTCGTCGCCGGTGTACTCGACGCGCTCGACCTCGACGAGGTGACTCTCGTGCATTCGGACTGGGGTGGCGCACTTTTCCTGACCGCACTCGGCCTCGACCGGCGGATCGGGCGGATGATCGTTCTCCCGTGCGAGGCGTTCGACAACTTCCCACCGGGTCTGCCGGGGAAGATGGCGACGCTCGCGGTGCGCCTGCCCGGCGGGATCACCATTGCCGCACGCCAGTTGCGCATCGGATGGTTGCGGCGGCTGCCCATGCTCTGGGGCTGGATGGTGAACGGCCCGGTCGACCCGGCCCAGATGCGGCGCTGGACGGATCCGGTGCTCACCGATCCCCGGATACGCCGGGATGTCACGAAGTATGCGACCACGGATTTCGATGCCGCCGAACTCATCCGCCGCACCGAGGCGCTGTCCGGCTTCGAGGGCGAAGCTCTCGTGCTGTGGTCGCCCGACAACCGCGTGATGCCACCCGCCCACGGGCCGCGGCTCGCCGAACTCCTACCGCGCGGGCGTTACGTGCCGATGCCGGGCGCGGCGGTCCTGCCCATGCTCGACGACCCGCAGACCGTCGCCGCCGAGATCGGCGCGTTCCTCACCGACGCGAGACCCGCGTCGTGA
- a CDS encoding amidohydrolase family protein has translation MTETVHYGHIFHLAGSPAITEAVDALVSIPDGALVVGDDGTIKFAGEKADLPDEFASAESHDHPSGYLIPGFVDTHIHFPQTYAGDSYGGGQLLEWLNLCIFPSESKFADPEFAQAAAVEFTRRRVAAGTTAMMVFGSAFPHAQDSLFSETRKAGLRIVAGRGIQTVGGDTAKPLLTSEEEAIRLTRAEIDKWHAADTGDYRTALLHVAIVPRFSLSVTTETLKNLGDLYDEYRDQGVYVHSHLNENNRPGTGEVDTTKEVYQVDSYLDTYDGKFLPGSEVGGKSLLGPRTILAHCVHCQDAELARMAETGTSISHCPVSQLFLGSGTMPWKRTVAAGVNISAGTDFGGGDEWLIPRVLGDAFKQHITEPGDAGVSMHPAEMLFIGTVGGARALDMENRFGNFDQGKEADFLVIEPVEALKSTLDNAVRSEDPDLARDQTLFGLLMGLRESSIAEVWVQGRRVTV, from the coding sequence ATGACCGAGACCGTCCACTACGGACACATCTTCCATCTGGCCGGCAGTCCCGCCATCACCGAGGCGGTCGACGCGTTGGTGTCGATACCCGACGGAGCGCTGGTCGTCGGCGACGACGGCACGATCAAGTTCGCCGGCGAAAAGGCCGACCTCCCAGACGAATTCGCATCGGCCGAGTCGCACGACCATCCGAGCGGCTACCTCATACCGGGTTTCGTCGACACCCACATCCACTTCCCGCAGACCTACGCCGGCGACTCCTACGGCGGCGGACAGCTACTCGAGTGGCTCAACCTCTGCATCTTCCCGTCCGAATCGAAATTCGCCGACCCCGAGTTCGCCCAGGCCGCGGCGGTCGAGTTCACCAGACGACGGGTCGCCGCGGGTACGACGGCGATGATGGTGTTCGGGTCCGCCTTCCCCCACGCCCAGGACTCCCTGTTCTCCGAGACCCGCAAGGCAGGCCTGCGGATCGTCGCCGGCCGCGGTATCCAGACCGTCGGTGGTGACACCGCCAAACCGCTGTTGACCTCGGAGGAAGAGGCCATCCGCCTCACACGGGCCGAGATCGACAAGTGGCACGCGGCCGACACCGGCGACTACCGGACCGCGCTGCTCCACGTCGCGATCGTGCCGCGGTTCTCGCTGTCGGTGACCACCGAGACGCTGAAGAATCTCGGCGATCTGTACGACGAGTACCGCGACCAGGGCGTCTACGTCCACAGCCACCTCAACGAGAACAACCGCCCCGGCACCGGCGAGGTCGACACCACCAAGGAGGTCTACCAGGTCGACTCCTACCTCGACACCTACGACGGCAAGTTCCTGCCCGGATCCGAGGTCGGCGGCAAGAGCCTGCTCGGTCCGCGCACCATCCTCGCGCACTGCGTCCACTGCCAGGATGCGGAACTGGCGCGGATGGCCGAGACCGGCACCTCGATCTCGCACTGTCCGGTGTCCCAGTTGTTCCTCGGGTCGGGGACGATGCCGTGGAAGCGCACCGTGGCGGCGGGCGTGAACATCTCCGCCGGAACCGATTTCGGTGGCGGCGATGAATGGCTGATCCCGCGCGTCCTCGGTGACGCCTTCAAACAGCACATCACCGAACCCGGAGATGCGGGGGTCTCGATGCACCCGGCCGAGATGCTGTTCATCGGGACCGTCGGCGGGGCCCGCGCCCTCGACATGGAGAACCGCTTCGGAAACTTCGATCAGGGGAAGGAAGCCGACTTCCTCGTCATCGAACCAGTGGAGGCCCTGAAGTCCACACTGGACAACGCCGTCCGCTCCGAAGACCCTGATCTCGCCCGCGACCAAACCCTGTTCGGCCTGCTGATGGGCCTTCGCGAGTCGTCCATCGCCGAGGTCTGGGTCCAGGGGCGTCGGGTCACCGTCTGA
- a CDS encoding CHAP domain-containing protein, producing MPTLVEVSADPTADRPAGAAARTRPVRRRGRRTAIAAALVAVVVAGVGLVAWQAVPERWLPWDTAEFPQVDASELTPGQLRIVEAVRREHAAQRPGTFFSEGADEPWCANFVSWIMRAAGSPLVNPHSGHWRIPGVYTLQEYYEAAGRFEAVGDRAPRVGDVVLYDRSSGFGQHTNIVVAVDGETAVTVGGNEMGRIRIHSLVWRSDGGVLGFGRGVPG from the coding sequence ATGCCTACACTCGTCGAGGTGAGCGCCGACCCGACTGCCGACCGACCTGCGGGTGCCGCTGCGCGCACACGCCCGGTACGTCGGCGGGGTCGGCGGACCGCGATCGCCGCGGCGCTGGTCGCAGTCGTCGTCGCCGGCGTCGGCCTGGTCGCGTGGCAGGCCGTGCCCGAACGCTGGTTGCCGTGGGACACCGCCGAATTTCCGCAGGTCGACGCGTCGGAACTCACGCCGGGTCAGCTGCGGATCGTCGAAGCGGTGCGGCGCGAACACGCCGCCCAGCGACCGGGAACGTTCTTCTCCGAGGGCGCCGACGAGCCGTGGTGTGCGAACTTCGTGAGCTGGATCATGCGGGCGGCGGGCAGTCCGCTGGTCAACCCACACTCGGGTCACTGGCGCATCCCCGGCGTGTACACGCTGCAGGAGTACTACGAGGCCGCCGGCCGCTTCGAAGCCGTCGGCGACCGCGCCCCCCGGGTGGGTGATGTCGTGCTCTACGACCGGTCGTCGGGCTTCGGACAGCACACCAACATCGTCGTGGCAGTCGACGGTGAGACCGCCGTCACCGTGGGCGGCAACGAGATGGGCCGCATCCGGATCCACTCGCTGGTCTGGCGATCCGACGGCGGTGTCCTCGGATTCGGTCGCGGTGTTCCCGGGTGA
- a CDS encoding dodecin, with the protein MSDNVYRVIEVVGSSASGTDDAIRNAIARASATVSHLDWFEVTETRGHIEDGQIAHFQVTLKVGFKIEGSGDATP; encoded by the coding sequence TTGTCGGACAACGTGTATCGAGTCATCGAAGTGGTCGGGTCCTCGGCCTCTGGCACCGACGACGCCATCCGTAACGCGATCGCCCGTGCCTCTGCGACGGTCAGTCACCTCGACTGGTTCGAGGTGACCGAGACCCGCGGCCACATCGAAGACGGTCAGATCGCACACTTCCAGGTCACGCTGAAGGTCGGTTTCAAGATCGAGGGCTCCGGCGACGCGACACCGTGA
- a CDS encoding DUF2461 domain-containing protein, with product MDFTGFPEAALDFYDDLEIDNSKVFWEDHKDVYRSAVAEPMRALTDALADEFGPAKIFRPHRDVRFSKDKAPYKTHQGAFVAVAPATGYYVQIGAPGVRVGAGFYEATPARLAELRKSIDHDRSGPELERLLRRLTTDGWEIAGDRLKTAPRGYDVDHPRIELLRHRSLSVGRDYGFDEIIHSAALVDRIRRDWRATVPLVEWIAVRTGS from the coding sequence ATGGACTTCACCGGGTTCCCGGAAGCCGCACTCGACTTCTACGACGATCTGGAGATCGACAACTCCAAGGTGTTCTGGGAAGACCACAAGGACGTCTACCGTTCCGCGGTCGCCGAGCCCATGAGGGCACTGACCGACGCGCTGGCCGACGAGTTCGGCCCGGCCAAGATCTTCCGGCCACATCGCGATGTCCGATTCTCGAAGGACAAAGCGCCGTACAAGACCCATCAGGGCGCGTTCGTCGCGGTGGCTCCGGCCACCGGTTACTACGTCCAGATCGGGGCGCCGGGTGTCCGCGTGGGCGCCGGCTTCTACGAGGCCACTCCGGCCCGGCTCGCCGAGTTGCGCAAGTCCATCGACCACGACCGGAGCGGGCCCGAGCTCGAACGCCTCCTGCGGCGGCTCACCACCGACGGCTGGGAGATCGCCGGGGACCGGCTCAAGACCGCGCCCCGCGGATACGACGTCGACCACCCGCGCATCGAACTGCTCCGCCACCGATCGCTGTCGGTGGGCCGGGACTACGGATTCGACGAGATCATCCATTCGGCGGCACTCGTCGATCGCATACGCCGGGACTGGCGCGCGACGGTGCCCCTGGTCGAATGGATCGCGGTGCGGACCGGCAGCTGA